From a region of the Aeoliella mucimassa genome:
- a CDS encoding dockerin type I domain-containing protein, protein MSYRSFIKALLLSGVVAIPVAATQAANWITDAVGDYTDGTNWDTGAQPADTEVVNIASGQATLGANLGRAEATNLTGTGELIVNGRFLNGTNAGTTFTIADDAVLTTTGNYFIVATGAYDSTFNQTGGTVNVTVDRGFFHSDNGTGGDGVYNALGGVLNVELNSTSTTNNLHNYQAGRRGPNDTFLVDGGDVNFLATTTENRRMYYSQNAVLQVNSGTFDSEAFQYFIVGYGISTGGGTLDGSATMNVTGGVTTINPIAAGAMIVGDGQDGTVNVTGGVLNVGGDLIVGTDLTTSDADGHGIVYQSAGEVTVAGTLTTGLDASGAYYMQGGTLNLGGLEKGGYDASYLFYEGGTVTLAGNHRDILTSASSGLVALNGATVSYDSSLDQTTITELAGGETLKLQVNTTTGEAKIVNANATAGFSADYYEISSSAGALETGSWNSLADQITVTPAVGDYNGDSTVNVADYTIWRDSLGFNVTPGEGADGNGDGVVDSADYDLWKANFGTVAQTATWTEAGGSDSELMVEYVLDETGFVFNGSTEYSLGNIFDTSAFGAGNDGDLEFKWQMANGYLATGVIEYVSSGSLATSSVPEPSAWLIGLSAIGLMTAGLRKRS, encoded by the coding sequence ATGTCTTACCGTTCTTTCATAAAGGCGCTGCTGCTCAGCGGAGTGGTGGCCATTCCGGTCGCTGCGACGCAAGCGGCAAACTGGATTACCGACGCTGTTGGCGACTACACCGATGGTACCAACTGGGATACCGGGGCTCAGCCCGCCGACACCGAGGTAGTGAACATCGCCAGTGGGCAGGCCACGTTAGGGGCAAATCTCGGGCGAGCGGAAGCGACCAACCTGACCGGCACCGGCGAACTCATCGTTAACGGACGTTTCTTAAACGGCACGAACGCCGGCACTACTTTCACCATTGCTGATGACGCGGTGCTTACTACCACTGGCAACTACTTCATTGTTGCTACCGGTGCTTACGACAGCACCTTTAATCAGACCGGTGGTACCGTAAACGTAACCGTCGACCGTGGTTTCTTCCATAGCGACAACGGCACCGGTGGCGATGGTGTTTATAACGCGTTGGGCGGTGTGCTCAATGTCGAATTGAACTCCACGTCGACCACAAATAACCTGCACAACTATCAGGCTGGTCGTCGTGGTCCCAATGACACCTTCCTGGTCGATGGTGGGGACGTGAACTTCCTAGCCACGACCACTGAAAACCGTCGTATGTACTACTCGCAAAATGCGGTACTGCAGGTCAACAGCGGCACGTTTGATTCAGAGGCTTTCCAGTACTTCATCGTTGGTTATGGCATCAGCACTGGTGGTGGAACCCTCGACGGTAGCGCTACAATGAACGTGACCGGTGGTGTTACCACTATTAATCCAATTGCTGCGGGTGCGATGATCGTTGGTGATGGTCAAGATGGAACGGTCAACGTAACCGGCGGCGTTTTGAATGTCGGTGGCGACTTGATTGTCGGCACTGACCTCACAACTTCCGACGCTGACGGACACGGTATCGTTTACCAGTCGGCTGGTGAAGTCACCGTAGCCGGTACTCTGACGACTGGTCTTGACGCTTCGGGGGCCTACTATATGCAAGGTGGTACCCTGAACTTAGGCGGCCTGGAGAAGGGTGGCTACGACGCTTCGTACTTGTTTTACGAAGGTGGCACCGTGACTCTGGCTGGCAACCATCGCGATATCCTGACTTCTGCTTCGTCCGGCCTGGTTGCATTGAACGGAGCTACCGTATCGTACGACTCGTCGCTGGACCAAACCACCATTACCGAACTTGCGGGTGGTGAAACGTTGAAGCTGCAGGTAAACACCACGACCGGTGAAGCCAAGATCGTGAATGCCAACGCAACCGCTGGTTTCAGTGCCGATTACTATGAGATCTCTAGCTCGGCAGGTGCTTTGGAAACCGGTTCTTGGAATAGCCTGGCCGACCAAATCACCGTGACTCCTGCAGTGGGTGACTACAACGGCGACTCGACCGTGAACGTTGCCGACTACACGATCTGGCGCGACAGCCTTGGTTTCAATGTCACACCTGGTGAAGGTGCCGATGGCAATGGCGACGGGGTCGTCGACTCGGCCGACTACGATCTTTGGAAGGCCAACTTCGGTACAGTCGCTCAGACCGCAACCTGGACCGAGGCGGGTGGTTCCGATTCGGAACTCATGGTCGAGTACGTTCTTGACGAGACGGGCTTCGTTTTCAATGGCTCCACCGAATATAGCCTTGGTAACATCTTCGATACTTCGGCATTCGGAGCTGGCAACGATGGCGACCTGGAGTTCAAGTGGCAAATGGCCAATGGCTACCTTGCTACCGGTGTTATCGAATACGTGAGCTCGGGCTCGCTGGCAACTAGCAGTGTGCCAGAGCCTTCCGCCTGGTTGATTGGCTTGTCGGCCATCGGCCTGATGACCGCTGGACTTCGCAAGCGGTCGTAG
- a CDS encoding sigma-54 interaction domain-containing protein, which produces MLETNAIFGDPKQILLALSGQHHLPELLPAAVRLLAQRSTIALARIWLLRPPLHGDCGKCALADECHQRDRCLHLVTSYGNSATDEQEHWTRADGKFRRFPQGGRKIGRIASTGESMLINTLQEGHEWIVSPEWIHRQQIVALAGLPLVYRGETLGVLAIFAREPIEQSCQEWLHMIADHLAAAIANARAIEEIEELKSHLELENEYLREEVAGTAFGDLVGRSPALDTIAQQINLVAPTESSVLILGESGTGKEVVARELHRRSSRRDRPLIKVNCAAIPRELYESEFFGHSKGSFTGALRDRAGRFELADGGTLFLDEIGEIPLDLQAKLLRVLQEGELERIGEERTRKVNVRIIAATNRELRQEALEGRFRQDLYYRLSVFPIEVPPLRDRLEDVGLLAEHFLARYSRQLGRAELRLTLGNVKQLQEYDWPGNVRELQHVIERAAIVASNGRLTFDLPKPARTGSRSPKHASKREGANSSEPIYTMAEMRDREADNIRRALEHSDGKVYGKNGAAARLGVKPTTLASRIKSLGIR; this is translated from the coding sequence TTGCTTGAAACGAATGCCATCTTTGGTGACCCCAAGCAGATCTTGCTCGCCTTGTCGGGGCAGCACCATCTGCCTGAGCTTTTGCCGGCCGCGGTACGGTTGTTGGCCCAGCGTTCAACGATCGCCCTCGCGCGGATCTGGCTGTTGCGCCCGCCGCTCCACGGCGATTGCGGCAAGTGTGCGCTGGCCGATGAGTGCCACCAGCGAGACCGATGCCTGCACCTGGTAACCAGCTACGGCAACTCGGCAACCGACGAGCAGGAACATTGGACGCGCGCGGATGGCAAGTTCCGCCGCTTCCCCCAAGGGGGGCGGAAGATCGGGCGGATCGCCTCGACCGGCGAGTCGATGCTGATCAACACGCTGCAAGAAGGCCATGAGTGGATCGTCAGCCCCGAGTGGATTCATCGGCAGCAAATCGTCGCCTTAGCGGGCTTGCCGCTCGTGTATCGCGGCGAGACTCTCGGCGTGCTCGCCATCTTCGCTCGCGAGCCGATTGAGCAATCGTGCCAGGAATGGTTGCACATGATTGCCGATCACCTGGCGGCAGCGATTGCCAACGCGCGGGCGATCGAAGAAATCGAGGAACTCAAGTCGCACCTGGAACTCGAAAACGAATACCTTCGCGAAGAAGTGGCCGGCACCGCGTTTGGCGATCTTGTCGGTCGCAGTCCAGCGCTCGATACGATCGCTCAGCAAATCAATCTGGTGGCACCCACCGAATCGTCGGTGCTCATCCTCGGCGAAAGCGGCACCGGCAAGGAGGTGGTCGCCCGCGAGTTGCATCGCCGTAGCTCGCGACGCGATCGTCCGCTGATCAAGGTAAACTGCGCAGCGATTCCGCGGGAGCTGTACGAGAGCGAGTTCTTTGGGCATTCCAAGGGATCATTCACCGGGGCGCTTCGCGATCGGGCAGGGCGGTTCGAACTGGCCGACGGCGGCACTCTGTTTCTCGACGAGATCGGCGAAATTCCTCTCGACCTGCAAGCGAAGCTGTTGCGGGTGCTGCAAGAAGGGGAACTCGAACGCATCGGCGAAGAGCGGACGCGCAAAGTGAACGTGCGAATCATCGCAGCAACCAACCGTGAGTTGCGACAGGAAGCACTCGAAGGACGGTTTCGACAAGACCTGTACTATCGGCTTAGCGTGTTTCCGATTGAAGTGCCACCGCTCCGCGACCGGTTGGAGGACGTCGGGCTGCTGGCCGAACATTTTCTCGCCCGCTACTCTCGGCAGTTGGGCCGCGCTGAGTTGCGGCTGACGCTCGGCAACGTCAAGCAGTTGCAGGAGTACGACTGGCCTGGCAACGTCCGCGAGCTGCAGCACGTGATCGAGCGGGCAGCGATCGTCGCCTCGAACGGTCGGCTGACGTTCGACCTGCCAAAGCCAGCACGCACGGGGTCGCGAAGCCCGAAGCACGCATCCAAACGCGAGGGGGCAAACTCCAGCGAGCCGATCTACACGATGGCCGAAATGCGGGACCGCGAGGCCGACAACATTCGTCGCGCACTAGAGCATTCGGACGGCAAAGTGTATGGCAAAAACGGGGCGGCCGCTCGCTTGGGAGTCAAGCCAACCACGCTGGCCTCGCGGATCAAATCGCTGGGGATTCGCTAG
- a CDS encoding 3-keto-disaccharide hydrolase, producing MHIISSVAARFVCFPLLALLLSAPSHLFAEESTPSPAKDAAAPGQATTEDGFQELLNGQDLSGWEGQPGWWKVEEGVLVCESTPEKPCQRSHYLNWTAGEPADFELRVLYRIHGEGNSGIQFRSDRRPEFDIWGYQADLDTAGVYTGCLYQHDRGLVAGRGERVSFDKSGEKTSETFADSQALLKATEGDDWNEYRIVAQGAKIKLWINGKLMCEVEDHDPKLSTTKGLIALQMHQGPPMKIEYKSVRLRSLDADTPIED from the coding sequence ATGCATATCATCTCTAGCGTCGCTGCACGTTTTGTTTGCTTTCCGCTTTTAGCTCTGCTACTTAGCGCTCCCTCGCACTTGTTTGCTGAGGAGAGTACTCCATCGCCAGCAAAGGACGCAGCCGCTCCCGGGCAGGCGACTACCGAAGACGGCTTCCAAGAACTGCTGAACGGCCAGGACCTCTCGGGCTGGGAAGGCCAACCAGGGTGGTGGAAAGTGGAGGAAGGGGTGTTGGTGTGCGAGTCGACGCCCGAAAAGCCGTGCCAGCGATCGCACTATCTCAATTGGACCGCCGGCGAGCCCGCCGACTTTGAGCTGCGCGTTTTGTACCGCATTCATGGCGAAGGCAACTCGGGCATTCAGTTCCGCAGCGACCGCCGGCCGGAGTTCGACATCTGGGGCTATCAGGCCGATCTCGATACCGCTGGCGTCTACACCGGGTGCTTGTATCAGCACGACCGAGGACTCGTAGCCGGGCGTGGCGAGCGGGTTTCGTTCGACAAATCCGGCGAAAAAACCAGCGAGACGTTTGCCGACTCGCAAGCGCTGCTAAAAGCGACCGAGGGGGACGACTGGAACGAGTATCGCATCGTCGCCCAAGGAGCCAAGATCAAACTCTGGATCAATGGCAAGCTCATGTGCGAGGTCGAAGATCACGACCCAAAGCTCTCGACAACCAAAGGCCTGATCGCCCTGCAGATGCATCAAGGCCCTCCCATGAAGATCGAATACAAGAGCGTACGACTGCGATCGCTCGACGCGGACACTCCCATCGAGGACTAA
- a CDS encoding sigma-70 family RNA polymerase sigma factor codes for MGDLHGGDGVPNQPRFETLLLNAQRGLLRYILTAVGDAHAADNILQETNMLLLQKAEDFAPGTNFDAWATKVAYWQVKAYCRDSGRDRHVFSEELAGQLMDRMQEPGQVNRLDLAMDALQSCLGKMKKQDQELLSMRYHGELSILAIASRLGKSVPAVKGALQRARRALRKCMYMQKEIGD; via the coding sequence ATGGGTGATCTGCACGGAGGAGATGGTGTACCGAACCAACCACGGTTCGAAACGCTGTTGCTGAATGCGCAGAGGGGATTGCTGCGTTACATCCTGACTGCGGTCGGCGATGCCCACGCTGCCGATAATATTCTGCAGGAAACCAATATGCTGCTCTTGCAGAAAGCGGAGGACTTTGCGCCAGGCACGAACTTCGACGCCTGGGCTACGAAGGTCGCTTACTGGCAAGTAAAGGCCTATTGCCGAGATAGTGGACGAGACCGTCATGTTTTCAGCGAAGAACTGGCGGGTCAGCTGATGGATCGCATGCAAGAGCCTGGCCAGGTGAATCGCCTGGATTTGGCGATGGATGCCTTGCAGTCGTGTCTCGGCAAGATGAAGAAACAGGACCAAGAGCTGCTCTCCATGCGGTATCATGGGGAGTTATCGATCCTGGCAATCGCGTCGCGACTTGGCAAATCGGTGCCGGCAGTAAAGGGGGCACTGCAACGAGCCAGGCGAGCGTTGCGCAAATGCATGTATATGCAGAAAGAGATAGGCGACTGA
- a CDS encoding LamG-like jellyroll fold domain-containing protein: MLMRGVFLSLIIAVATAQQLSAQTLVHLWSFDEAITDFQETFADSSGNGHTGTGAAAIREGLYGNAAYFYAGGDFAGDGIDFYDDNPETSVLPTGADDNWSMNVWVKVDESIPTLNYLAGFGIRGAPSGTEGTDFASRAIVNISEGYRLWGSHIDARSNTAFAADSEWHMYTATYDDVSTAIKVYVDGSHRGEFLLSSDEAKDWVDASAEVHVGNPAPAWNGGTGINEGGTDTFEGYLDEFAIWDGALTDDQITALYRFNDIDIAFARADLDRSGVIDSADWDIFAANGYADLTALTALEAALAGDLDGDFDNDRDDFNLFKSDYIAANGLDAFEALGAVAVPEPSSVLLLGLAGLAFAAIRKR, from the coding sequence ATGCTTATGCGTGGAGTCTTTCTGTCATTGATCATCGCGGTCGCGACCGCTCAGCAACTGAGCGCTCAGACGCTCGTTCACCTGTGGTCGTTCGACGAAGCGATTACCGACTTCCAGGAAACCTTTGCTGACTCCTCTGGAAATGGACACACCGGCACCGGTGCTGCTGCCATCCGTGAGGGACTGTACGGCAACGCTGCTTACTTTTATGCCGGTGGAGATTTCGCTGGTGATGGCATCGATTTCTACGACGACAACCCAGAAACCTCGGTTCTACCGACTGGTGCCGATGACAACTGGTCGATGAATGTATGGGTGAAAGTGGACGAAAGCATCCCCACCCTTAATTACTTGGCCGGCTTTGGCATTCGTGGCGCACCGTCGGGAACGGAAGGAACCGATTTCGCCAGCCGGGCGATTGTGAACATTTCGGAAGGGTACCGCCTCTGGGGTTCGCACATCGATGCACGCTCGAATACCGCTTTCGCAGCTGATAGCGAGTGGCATATGTATACAGCCACCTATGACGATGTTAGCACCGCAATCAAAGTATACGTTGATGGTTCTCACCGAGGTGAATTCCTGCTCAGCAGCGATGAAGCGAAGGACTGGGTTGACGCCTCGGCGGAAGTACACGTTGGAAATCCCGCTCCTGCTTGGAACGGTGGTACTGGAATCAACGAAGGTGGAACCGACACGTTTGAAGGCTACCTTGATGAGTTCGCCATTTGGGACGGTGCCTTGACCGACGACCAAATCACGGCACTTTACCGCTTCAACGATATTGATATCGCCTTTGCTCGTGCCGACCTCGACCGTAGCGGTGTTATTGATTCGGCCGACTGGGATATCTTTGCTGCGAACGGATATGCCGACCTCACAGCACTAACGGCCCTTGAAGCCGCACTGGCGGGTGACCTGGATGGCGACTTCGACAATGATCGCGACGACTTCAATTTGTTCAAGTCTGATTACATCGCAGCCAATGGATTGGACGCCTTCGAAGCACTGGGTGCAGTTGCTGTGCCGGAGCCTTCGAGCGTGCTGTTGCTAGGGCTAGCGGGTCTGGCCTTCGCTGCGATTCGCAAGCGTTAG
- a CDS encoding nuclear transport factor 2 family protein, whose product MTATLALRPPFTLESARQKVRAAEDAWNSQDAHRVAQSYSPDSEWRNRNLFFHGRDQIVEFLTRKWQVELEYRLAKSLWTFSDNRIAVRFQYEYRTAEHQWHRAYGNELWEFDEQGLMRRREASINDLLIDDSQRRFHWPSGSPRPEEGFGIPEVF is encoded by the coding sequence ATGACAGCCACCCTCGCCCTTCGTCCCCCCTTCACGCTCGAATCAGCTCGCCAAAAAGTCCGCGCTGCCGAGGATGCTTGGAACTCGCAAGATGCTCACCGCGTTGCCCAGAGCTACTCCCCTGACTCCGAATGGCGGAACCGCAACCTGTTCTTCCACGGGCGCGATCAGATCGTCGAGTTCCTTACTCGCAAATGGCAGGTCGAGCTTGAGTATCGGTTGGCAAAGTCGCTGTGGACGTTCAGTGACAATCGCATCGCGGTACGATTTCAGTACGAGTACCGCACGGCCGAACATCAATGGCATCGCGCGTATGGCAACGAACTCTGGGAGTTCGACGAGCAAGGTTTGATGCGTCGGCGCGAAGCCAGCATCAACGACTTGTTGATCGACGACTCGCAGCGACGCTTCCACTGGCCGAGCGGGTCCCCCCGCCCGGAGGAGGGCTTCGGTATTCCCGAAGTGTTCTAG
- a CDS encoding carboxymuconolactone decarboxylase family protein — translation MPRLTPVAPSSATGRTAELFTGIKSKLGMVPNMMQTLGHSPAALEGYLSLSSALGGGLLTATQREQIALAVGQANSCDYCLAAHSALGKMAGLTVDQIRDARLGTAVDAKDEALVGFARKLVDENGHVDDADLANLKQHGFSEGEIVEIVLNVSLNILTNYFNHVADPKIDFPAAPELAAAGTCSSNGTCSTH, via the coding sequence ATGCCACGCCTTACCCCTGTTGCTCCTAGCTCCGCCACTGGTCGTACCGCTGAACTGTTCACCGGCATCAAGTCCAAGCTGGGCATGGTTCCGAACATGATGCAAACGCTCGGCCACTCGCCCGCCGCGCTCGAAGGCTACCTGTCGCTCAGTTCGGCACTCGGCGGCGGCCTGCTCACTGCGACCCAGCGAGAGCAAATTGCCTTGGCCGTGGGGCAGGCGAATAGCTGCGACTACTGCCTGGCAGCCCACTCGGCCCTTGGCAAGATGGCCGGACTCACGGTCGATCAGATTCGCGACGCCCGCTTGGGCACTGCGGTCGATGCCAAGGACGAAGCTCTGGTTGGCTTTGCCCGGAAGTTGGTCGACGAAAATGGACACGTCGACGACGCCGATCTGGCCAACCTGAAGCAACATGGTTTCAGCGAGGGTGAAATCGTGGAGATCGTGTTGAACGTTTCGCTCAACATTCTGACGAACTACTTCAACCACGTGGCCGATCCTAAGATCGACTTCCCTGCCGCCCCTGAGTTGGCCGCTGCTGGAACCTGCAGCAGCAATGGCACCTGCTCCACCCACTAA
- a CDS encoding Gfo/Idh/MocA family protein: MTTTLTRRDALKLGTAAIALPTFLPASVLGRDGNAPPSEQVRVGVIGCGGRSYMIREGADVKGFQVVAACDCFKQRAEEFASKLSGDQKWGVYDDFRQMIEQEQLDAVMIETTTHARAWIAMHAMQMGMDAYIEKPMCLTISEGRAMVNAVRAYDRVTQVGTQQRSMPINNWASDLVKNGAIGKIKAVLAPNFIGPFVWTKSSNADVQGPVDKWWDVWTNQAELRPYDADLQFGWGRWWDYDAGGLCFGVSGWGAHSYDQINRALGTDDTGPAEIVLQEEVAIRDSGRFAPRETVGTAIQDESPDMNTGADYYHMAKLEGPRAKVLMRFANGTELRLHLDGDRGPGLGAIFVGENGKIEINRNKIASNPKELVTASDNPGANRRPETAYHIENWIECIKSRGRCNADIEIGQRAATLCELVNIARGVGRVGESLHWDAETEQFTNCDEANAMLSRPRRAGYELPEIG, translated from the coding sequence ATGACCACGACCCTCACCCGGCGCGACGCGCTGAAACTCGGCACCGCAGCCATCGCATTACCCACCTTCCTACCGGCATCGGTACTCGGCCGCGATGGCAACGCTCCCCCCAGCGAACAAGTGCGAGTCGGGGTGATCGGCTGCGGTGGTCGCTCCTACATGATTCGCGAAGGGGCCGACGTCAAAGGTTTCCAAGTGGTAGCCGCCTGCGATTGCTTCAAGCAACGTGCGGAAGAGTTTGCCAGTAAACTCTCCGGCGATCAGAAGTGGGGCGTGTACGACGATTTCCGCCAGATGATCGAGCAAGAACAACTCGACGCGGTGATGATCGAAACCACCACTCATGCCAGGGCGTGGATTGCGATGCATGCGATGCAAATGGGCATGGATGCTTACATCGAAAAACCAATGTGCCTGACGATTAGCGAAGGTCGCGCGATGGTGAACGCCGTGCGAGCGTACGATCGGGTGACCCAGGTTGGCACCCAGCAACGGAGCATGCCGATCAACAACTGGGCCAGCGACCTGGTGAAGAACGGAGCGATTGGAAAGATCAAAGCGGTGCTCGCGCCCAACTTCATCGGCCCGTTCGTGTGGACCAAGTCTTCCAACGCAGACGTGCAAGGCCCCGTGGATAAATGGTGGGACGTATGGACCAACCAGGCGGAATTGCGTCCGTACGATGCCGACCTGCAATTCGGTTGGGGACGCTGGTGGGACTACGACGCCGGCGGGTTGTGTTTCGGCGTCAGCGGCTGGGGCGCCCACTCGTACGATCAGATCAATCGAGCACTCGGCACCGACGACACCGGCCCGGCCGAGATCGTGCTGCAAGAAGAAGTCGCCATTCGCGACTCGGGACGCTTCGCCCCTCGCGAGACGGTCGGCACCGCGATTCAGGACGAAAGTCCCGACATGAACACTGGGGCCGATTATTACCACATGGCGAAACTCGAAGGACCTCGCGCAAAGGTGCTCATGCGGTTTGCCAATGGCACCGAACTTCGCTTGCACCTGGACGGTGACCGCGGCCCTGGGCTGGGTGCGATTTTTGTCGGCGAGAACGGCAAGATCGAAATCAATCGCAACAAGATTGCCAGCAATCCCAAGGAGCTGGTTACCGCGTCCGACAACCCGGGGGCCAACCGCCGCCCCGAAACGGCCTACCATATCGAGAACTGGATCGAGTGCATCAAGTCGCGCGGTCGCTGCAATGCCGACATCGAAATCGGACAGCGGGCAGCAACGCTTTGCGAGCTGGTGAACATCGCCCGCGGAGTGGGTCGCGTCGGGGAGAGCCTGCACTGGGACGCGGAAACCGAGCAGTTCACCAACTGCGACGAAGCGAACGCGATGCTCTCGCGCCCACGCCGGGCGGGTTACGAATTGCCTGAAATCGGCTAG
- a CDS encoding DUF1559 domain-containing protein, which yields MRRVTSCDFARNATATPSCEVARTTEQRTSVARTRRGFTLVELLVVIAIIGILVALLLPAVQAAREAARRSQCTSQLKNWALGMINHESAHGEWPSSGWPGRWSGDPDRGSGANQPGSWLYATLPYVEQEALHDMGDGLTGAARQTAMLQRDATPISIANCPSRRKGGPYPASVGSVLTGDGTGSVFSYSYTEVARCDYAASVGDETSFDSKCREIIPENYIRDQFPDGFPPSTKDFSGVSFCGKAVKNRSITDGLSNTIALGEKWMPVEHYESGTWHADDWSMYIGFQDDMVRSTFYNARTPSHVPRKDGDAGSLSDNVQWELFGSAHPGVCLFAMCDGSVTGVDFDIDPETFRQMGARNDEGEIKTYRRGG from the coding sequence ATGCGTCGCGTAACTAGTTGTGATTTTGCACGGAATGCTACAGCCACCCCATCCTGTGAGGTTGCCCGAACCACGGAACAGCGAACTTCAGTTGCCCGCACTCGACGCGGCTTCACCCTAGTAGAACTGCTGGTGGTGATCGCCATTATCGGAATTTTGGTTGCCTTGCTGCTGCCAGCCGTACAAGCCGCTCGCGAAGCCGCTCGTCGCTCGCAGTGCACCTCGCAGCTGAAGAACTGGGCGCTCGGAATGATTAACCACGAAAGTGCCCACGGCGAATGGCCTTCGTCGGGTTGGCCCGGACGCTGGAGTGGTGATCCTGATCGTGGCTCCGGCGCGAACCAACCTGGCTCGTGGTTGTATGCAACGCTTCCATACGTGGAACAGGAAGCACTGCACGACATGGGCGATGGCCTGACCGGTGCTGCTCGTCAAACCGCGATGCTGCAGCGTGATGCCACGCCGATTTCGATCGCCAATTGCCCTTCGCGCCGCAAAGGGGGGCCTTATCCCGCTTCGGTCGGTAGTGTGCTGACCGGCGACGGCACCGGTAGCGTTTTTAGCTACAGCTACACCGAAGTGGCCCGTTGCGACTACGCTGCAAGCGTCGGCGACGAAACCAGCTTCGACAGCAAGTGCCGCGAGATCATCCCCGAGAACTACATTCGCGACCAATTTCCCGACGGTTTTCCCCCTTCGACCAAAGATTTCTCCGGCGTTTCTTTCTGCGGTAAGGCGGTAAAGAACCGTTCGATCACCGACGGATTGTCCAACACCATTGCGTTGGGCGAGAAGTGGATGCCAGTGGAACATTACGAATCCGGCACCTGGCATGCCGACGACTGGTCGATGTACATCGGCTTCCAGGACGATATGGTTCGCTCCACCTTCTACAACGCCCGCACCCCTTCGCACGTCCCCCGCAAGGATGGCGATGCCGGTTCGTTGAGCGACAACGTGCAGTGGGAACTCTTTGGTAGTGCCCATCCTGGCGTCTGCCTGTTCGCCATGTGCGATGGTTCGGTAACCGGCGTCGACTTCGATATCGATCCCGAAACGTTCCGCCAAATGGGCGCCCGCAACGACGAAGGCGAAATTAAGACCTACCGTCGTGGCGGTTGA
- a CDS encoding 50S ribosome-binding protein YggL, with the protein MKKRLRKKLHRVEFAVRGVSVRASFTRHLDSTEFDRFTDGFIEEAIEARALWFGGGGHPAKGWEGVIEPRTGDTTIRQEDLEWVRAWLRERTEVDSFEISEPWDLWYGKNPFDEEPQPEA; encoded by the coding sequence ATGAAGAAGCGCCTCCGAAAGAAGCTGCATCGGGTAGAATTCGCGGTCCGTGGAGTAAGCGTCAGGGCATCGTTCACGCGGCACCTCGACTCAACGGAATTTGATCGTTTCACCGATGGCTTTATCGAGGAAGCGATCGAAGCCAGGGCGCTCTGGTTCGGCGGCGGAGGACACCCGGCGAAGGGATGGGAGGGTGTGATCGAGCCTCGGACAGGGGACACGACAATTCGGCAGGAAGATTTGGAATGGGTGCGGGCGTGGCTTCGAGAGCGAACCGAAGTCGATTCCTTCGAGATTTCGGAGCCATGGGATTTGTGGTATGGGAAGAACCCCTTCGATGAGGAGCCGCAACCAGAGGCCTAA